gaatataatgaaatggataacccataacctatcaaattaaagatatttgagTCTGCTTTCCAAATCCatcaagattgcaattttttgagttcagagtcaaaagttatactTGGTTGAACAAAGAGATCTCCGACAAGTCCACGTCGTGGACCTGCAGCGAACTTTGACAATTTTTccatatttcatattttgtcaaatagaaaggtgcgcgacacgtctgcatcgcggacctgtCACGAACTTatccagttttccagatttattaaggacattttggaaaaattacctaatatctatatatacaaaCTTGGAACGTTTTGGGGTCAAATTTTGcagtctttcacctccaaagaaccctaaactcCATCTTCCCCTCTTTCAAAtcatcccctccaatttttctctcaaactcaaagaattcaaggctcctcatagaagaccaagaatcaaactttcttaaaaGCTTCAATCTAAGGTATGTGCATTTTCATTCATGGgctcttccacccatggagcccaaatattttctcaacttagtatatcaattttaaatgatgaaatcttatggaatTTCACATGATggttctaaatgcatagattatggtatattttaagtttatttactcctattgatttATATGtctattgactcttaatttcaagtaatgagtttttatggattttcatactacgattccaaatgcatagattcttgaatatttgaagtttatttacttatattgacttatgttgattcttatttacatgaaatggatggatTATcgatgttcttatatgaaggtatgaaaggtagttttaaagtgcatatggtgggtttttttatgtttgattggatgcattcatatcactctcatgcatacagctatcctttaaatgtatttgaaagtctttttgaaatgaacccacctagtttcctatgataaagtaaatttgaaatgaagtttgactccaatgaatgttatgaagtaaatgcttatgaaggggagtctttatgaaatgattgattaatgaaagggcttcttatccaaagtaaggtttcaatgtgaaaggaaaattctcacattgaatcaaataaaatgcttaacGTTATGAGATGACATATTTGACCTCCCTataggccgtcaatgcttttgaacattttttcaaaatagaaggtccgattagcatggtacctggaatgccatcactgattgtggacctaattttcttataaatcaaggttcattagtagaacggtaaatagggcatAGTAGTCATGAttatattataaaccaaagattttaatgagttatttcaCCGATGATTTAatatctaaagttatacaatgcttatgttattatgatatataaatattattccgtgggatttgacctagcactgaatgtagcatgtagatggggactcgatcTAAGGgattcttaagtaaagtctcatgttgcattaactatgtgtcatcataggagcccttgtaggctatttaggctagtggatccacaattagccaattaagttaaagttaaaaaatgttaaagttgacggagttctacccagaaagtagtctccccgtgccaacgtaggagcttatgttggattccatgtaatagcttgcatggtcttaaatatcggttatggtcacttccccacaaaatgaatatttcagGGTTTCATATGATTATAtctaattcatgcattcacttatgcatattgcttactcatgtctcccttatgatctttatttcatagcatactcacatacttagtacattcaaagtaataacgCACACTTGTGCCTACATGAtttcaccatgtaggaaccgacgttgCTCCCCGACCTTCTCCATGTGACTAGCTCGAATTAGTTAGAAGatttcttgtggtgagttcccatggtttgagaacaacatcctttttattctaagcttacgttatgtagaacattaagacttttattaaggcatttcttgacacttattttgagggtgagctagggacatgtcttagcccccgccaagtctttaatgtagaaggtatgattggacatagaaaaagatgttgtgttgtctttgactcttattaaatatGAATCCCCTAGTCCCTACAtcccttttatttttatcttgattttttttatcattaccaatgaaatgcttaatgaaatgcttaatgaatgctaagaggcttgggtgaggtacctccgggtgtctcattcaccgtgtcacgtctaggtctTTGTCTTAGGTCGTGACACTGATGGATTATATTGGATATAAGAAGTTGATTCAATAAAAGCAGGAGCAGTAATAAAAGATCAGTCATCTAATTCAGTGATATGGCACAACTGACTTGGTCATCCTTTTATGAAAGTCCTTAACAACATTACTAATTTGAATGTAAAAATGTGTAAAGTAAAACAACAGTATTGTCTAGTATGTCCTATAGCTAAGCAACACAGATTGAAATTTCTACTTAGTAGTTCTTCTACCAATAGTTGTTTCTAGTTAGTTTATGTTGATGTTTGGGGGTCTTTCAAAGTTCCTACCTATGATAGAAAGAATTACTTTATGACTATTGTAGATGATTACAGCAGATACACTTGGGTATGTTTGATTCAATCCAAGTGTGAGGTTATTGTTGTGTTGAAAGATTTTCTGTTTAGAGTAAAAACTCAATTTTCTATGGCTGTTAAAATACTAAGATCTGATAATGAGAAAGGGTTTTTTAATTCAAGTTGTCATGGATTATTAACTTCACTTGGTATTATCCATCAAAGTAGTTGTCTTTATACTCcacaataaaataaagttgtGGAAAGAAGCATAGATATATCTTAAAAGTGGTAGGAGccttaaaattttaaagtaatCTTCCAAATAAATTCTGGGGTGATTGTGTAAGAACATTTGTCTATCTTATTAACAAATTGCCTTCTAGTGTGTTGAATGGGAAGTCTCCTTTTGAAATCTTGTATGGTAAACCTGTTGTGTTTGatcatcttagaatatttggatgtcTTTGTTTTGCTATTATGTTGCCTAAGGGAGACAAGTTTGCATCCAGAGTTagaaaaatagtatttctaGGCAATGAGGAGACACAAAAAGGATACAGGTTATTTGATATGAAGGTTGGTACATTCCTTGTGAGCAGAGATGTTAGTTTCAAGGAAATAATATTTCCTTTTAAAGGAGCAAAAGGACACCTTGATGACATCTTTTATCCTATATCTTCATAATGTATGTAGGAAACTTTATTACTAGTTACAGTTGCTGAGAATAATGTGCCTCCTAGTCAAGTCACAATGGATTCAATTGTCTTGCCACTAGAAGTACCTGTAGAAGAAGTAATTACTACAATAGCAGATGAGGTTGTAGTAGACAATATAGTACTAGCAGATGAAGTTCCTATTCCACCAATAGGTGTAGTACAACATGATATTTCTCAAGAAGAACTAATAACTATACTTGTGGAGTCTGAACAATTAGTCCCAAGAAGAGTTAGTGGTAGATCAGCTAAACCACCTATATGGATGAAATACTATGTGTCCAACACAAGAACAACTAGCTAAGCTCATTGTTTCCCATTTCTGATTACTTGTCCTATTCTACCTTATTATCTACCTATCCGACATACTTAGTTGCTTTTTTAGCTCATCTTGAACCTCAATCATTCAAAGAGGCATCCCAAGATCAAAGATGGCTTGAGGCAATGGAACAAGAGATTAAGGCTTTAGAAGACAACCATACTTGAGACCCATTTATTTAGTTCTACATTTCTACATTCTTTGCACTTATTCTAAGCAAGCCATAAGGTCTAAATGGGTATATAAGATTAAATATAAGTCCAATGGTGAGGTAGAAAGATTTAAAGCTAGACTTGTGATAAAGGGCTATAGTCAAAAAGAAGGCTTagatttgtcacgatccaactaGGGCCGCGACGGGTACCCGAAAGTGTTATTTCGGGTACCTACTATACGTATCCTATTCTTACTACTGAGTGGGCCAAATGAGAGATACCATTGTTAATAACATAATTATAACCATGCGTCAACAGACTTTGCTAACATATTACACAACGACGAACAAAGTTGTAAAATACCTAGCTGTACATATCTGTCTACGAGCCTCTAAACAAGATACATATGACCACAGGGTGGGCCGATTTCTGTCGTgcccaaatatatacacaaaagtAGTATCGATAAAATGAATCTCCGAAATAACTGGAGTGCTCTTGGTGTACTGCTAGAGGAGCTCCTAAGGATCGAACTCATCCGCCTGCCtacctgcgtggcatgaaaTGTAGCGTCCACAAGAAGGGacgtcagtacgagtaatgtaccgagtatgtaaggcataaaaatcggcataataaagaacataaggtatgaacaaccatatcatagaatcatagaacatatagtgagataagagagtaacctgtacatatgtgTGCCTTTTAGGCTGGATGCCACGCATActtgtcttttcctttaaaaatatttcttttccatatatatagaaaataaaagtcatatcaccgaacaacgtcggctcgcccacatatgtcccgcgttcgggatgaaaattactccaactgatcaggtgggaatacatccatagcgccacatatacacttccccatatcccccatatacatatacatatacatatagacagcatgcatgAGAGCCAATGAAATTCGCATATTTATCGGAGTGAcagaaggtcggtaacctccaaTTATATTATGGATTAATCATGGTCGCTtcgtctcaccttgaaggaacaattgttataagatgagactattatttaaaaattaagatGAGAGTAATATAAAGAACCTTTTAGACATGAATccgttcttatcatagccatTATAATATATTCTCATTCTCGgcatcatcaatgtcgttgtaaaatATATCTATCGTTActatcataaaagcttgtaatactgtaAACCTTTATCTTGGAAagctatagacattttggaaaacattaacgggttatagaaaaaaaaatagtcattCCCTTGGGATCATTGACACCTAACTTTtggaaacaaaaaataaataaatatggaagcacttatgaaaccataacatcgggatcatgccttgaaagaaaagggtaagccttacataccttgtccgcttccttagtcaatcccacttaactcttgatcttcccaaaatctataacaagattaatgaatgccaacattagctataggtatacaagaacctcattctaaactaacattttgtctaccgaaattttgacagcacttcccctgtaaatacaccatccccgagaatctaactcggccaattttatcaacaacaatccgagatttcaactcggtcaatttaccaacaaccataccaaatcaatatactactttctccgagaccttccaattccaataagaacaataacaatctaatcccttctttcaaattcaattaccacaacccaataatttatacactaaccacatcatactaacaatattagcttCCATATATGCAAGAACATTATATTAAACTTACAAACTtctaaaacaagtctccaactactacaactttataaggatccttaagcttttattagaaacatagaatccataacaacaactaaaacactAAATAGAATCAATTCCCCATAACTTGTCAAACCACCCCCTTATTCGGCCACAACAActacatgcatattttcatgaattttcatcCATTTATTcactctacaacatataccaaccatccataacatataaagaagattgaaaccttactttttCCACTTAGTTCTTCAACTTGGCTAGAATTGTGCCTTGCAAGAATGAATAGTCTTCTTGCTCCAACAATCATTCTATGTTGATTAGGGCCTTCAACTTGCTTGGAATACTAGAAGAAATGATTTTTGAAACAAGATTTCAAGGGATGAAATCCCTAGCTATGCCAATTTTTCCTCTCTTAATTTTTCCCTTCTTTCTCCAAGTTTCTTGAAAATCCTAGGAATAGAAAAcaagatgactactaagtcatctttTAGACTTTTCTACTTGAAGTTTCTAGCAAACTAGAGATATATCTAAATAGATAGTAAATGGGTAATGGGCCTCTTAATTAATGAACGCAATTTCCAAAACTTGGGCCATTTCTTGTGTTGGGCCTCAACTTCTCTTGTCATTATCTTTTTTCTCCTTGAGCCCAAAACTATAAGTCTTTACTTTGTAATTtgcaaaaaattaattttcaaaaattccacataaattttttcctcggccttcctccgtatttccacCTCAATTTTTCCAAGAACATTACAccggtattaaataaaataaatcataacctctttccttgcaagttaattattttttctttccgaATGCGCAAAAGTGCGAGATGTAACAAGATTTTCATGAGACCTTTTCACCTGTAGCTAAGATGGTTTTTATAAGGGCTGTGATAAGCATAGCTACATCTAAGAACTGGTATATCTTTCAAATGGATGTAAGCAATGCCTTCCTGTAGGGTGATCTATATAAAAATGTTTACATGCATTTTCCTCAAGTCTTCTCTGTTAAAGGAGAAAAGAAGGTGTGTAAATTGGTCAAATGTCTTTATGGTTTGAAGCAAGCTTCCAGACAGTGGAATATCAAGCTCACTGAAGCCCTTATCACTGCAGGATACTCTCAAAGTGCTTATGATCATTCTTTATTCACTAAGAAGAAAGgacatatatatagtcattaTTTTGGTATATGTGGATAATCTCCTGATTACAAGTAGTACACCTGAATTGATTAAAGAAGCACAAAAGACCCTAcatcataacttcaaattcagaGACTTGGGAGATTTGAGATACTTCCTTGGCATTGAAGTTATGAGGTCAGGGAAGGGCATACTTCTAAACCAAAGGAAATATAGTTTGGAGCTAATTTCAAAAGTAGGACTCAGTGGTGCTAAGCTAGTCCTTACACCACTAGAGGCAACTCATAAACTTACCACAGTTAGACTATGATATTCATATGGGAAATAAGAGAGATCCTGTACTAGAAGATGTGGTTGGTTATCAAAAGTTGATTGGAAAGTTAATCTACCTTACTATCACCAGACCAGATATATGCTTTGTTGTGCAAGTGCTTAGCCAATTTATGCAAAGTccaaagaaatctcatttaGAAGATGCAATGAGAGTAGTGAAATATCTCAAAGGACCACCAGGTCTTGATCTATTTTTTCCTTCTAATTCAACACTTGAGCTAAGTGTCTACTATGATTCTGACTGGACAGCTTGTGCTAGCACGAGAAGATCAGTCACTGGTTATGTGGTGAAGTTAAGGGGAGCTCTTCTATCTTGGAAGTCTAAGAAACAACAGACAGTAAGCAGGAGTTCAGTAGATGTTGAATATAGGAGCATGACAGTAGCAGTAGCTGAGCTAACATGGGTACATAGTTTTTTAATAGAACTGAGTTGTTTAATTTCTACTCATGTTGTACTGTATTGTGATAACCAACAGTCATACAAATAGCTTCCAAtcctatttttcatgaaagGATTAAGCACATAAAAATTAATTGTCATTTTGTACGAGAAAAAATCATGAATGGTCAGGTTCAACCTCAGCTCATTTCCACAACTTCACAACTTGCAGATGTGCTGACTAAAAGTTTAGGGACTGCTCAGCATCAAAAGTTAGTATCCAAAATTGGTTTGTTCAATATTTTTTCACATACTAGCTTGAGGATGTGTGTTAATTAGATGGTTAGTTAACAGATTGAGCTAGTTAGCTGTCATAGTCACATAGTTGAGTTAGTTATAACAAATTGAGTTAGTAAGATCACGTGTAGGATTGAGCTATCTTAGAGCACATGTTATTGCTCTATATAAAAAGAGCATTTGCATTGTATGATCAAGTGTAATCAACATATTAATCAATCTATCTTTTCTTCTCTGAGTTTCTCTTCCTTCAATTGTTTCTCTTACCAGTAAGTAGAGATATGGAGAGAGGGGACAGCTTTGTCGCGGACCTTTCTTTGCTTTCTTTTATGAACTCCACTGGTCATTCATCAATGGTATATTAGAAGTTAAGAGTTCACAAGCTACactatattatttttacttttcttaACATAAAACTTATACCAATCTCAAAACTTGTAGGTTTACTCAATGTTAAGCCCTAGATGTGCGGGAGGGTCAAATGTTCAATATTGATTGAGAAGTAGGGGTGAAAAAAATTGAACTGAAAATCGAACTAAATCATAAATAGagtcaaatcaaaaaaaaatcgactagtattttggtttgatttgatttggtatcagaaaaaaattcaactataCTTGGATTGGgttgattttaactaaaaaaatattcaacccAAGACTAAACCAACCTgacattatgtatatatatatatttaaaaatattttatacattaaaaatattaactttgatataatttataaatatttcttaaattttttcataatttttattttttaacataaTATTTCATGTTTgacacttgaaattttgaattccAATGAGCTACTTTTGGAGTTCAAGTTGGACCCAAACACCCTCTTGAATATTCCAACATTTCTCTCTCTCCACCTTTTCGCGGTTACTTATTTactatttcaaaaatagatttttatttttacttgtcatttttaacgtatcaaaaaaaagataactattcttttaatattttacctttggcattaattacttattctcCAAATCATTTTCTAAAATCTAATACTACTAAACATTAATTAATAGAGATAGTGTGGAAAAATAGTCATAcaaatcattattttcttaatatggtATCAATTTAAAAATGTAATAAGTAAAAGTGAATGGCGGGAATAGTTGATTAATAATTCCATTAAGGTTTAAATAATCAGTAATACTTGTCTGTTTATATAATCCCCTGATTGGCCACAATGTCATACCacatttttttatgctttttcttttaatattataatataatataatgtatataCACCTTTTTCCAAGTCTCGTCTCCGCGTTAGAACATTTAAATTGTTTTCCAAGTTGTTTCCTTCCACTACACCAACTTAAAATCATTGTTTTCCCAAAAAGCCTTTTCTTGATTCCTTTTCTACTCATATATAAGCAGGGATTTTCTCCAGCAAATTAAAACCCTAATTCATTTCTTGGAAGAAAAGATTTAATCATGGGTAGtgatgataatatatatattagtaattATCAGAGAGTTAGAAAAAATAGTCATGGAATAATGAGAGGTTTTAAgctaaatccaagaaaattctcaGTCCAGCGACTACGCATAAAGTTATTGGGAGTGTTCTCAGTTTTCAGCAGATCCTGGCAATCGTCTTATGGGAATATTGTTCGtttattgaagaagaagaagaatattaGTAATTGTACAAATAAGGTGAAGAAACAAGTAGATTATGGTATGTATGGAGGGAGAAATGATTATAAGTTGAAGTCTTACTCACGTACAAATTCATTTTATGCTGAAGCTATTAAGGATTGCTTAGATTTTATCAAGAGGAATTCTCTTTCACTAGAGGAAAACCCAGTTCTCAGCTGTGAAAGTTAAAAGTGTTCTCTGCTGTGAAagttaaaagtaaaaaatacaTGAGAAGGAAAAGTCAAAAAGAGAGAAAGGTCCAAAGTttttgtagataattaattagcTGGAGGAGTTTATTTCCACGTTCTCtacttgttttctttattttcatcttgGATTTTGGTTGTTTCATCATATAGTAGTACTACTTTAGGGTTTGTTGATTTTGAGAGAGAacaatttttgtttttggtatCATTTTCTCCCAATATGTTTATGTCCTTTTTTTACATTGGTCAGAGTTGTGTCTGTCCTTGTGTTTGCTCCTCTTGAACGATTAGGGGTGTAGTGGACGTTCCCTAGGGACAAATGAGATTCTAATAATAAAacaatttgattatttattacTCATTCTTTTTTCCATTTGATGTGGTAaacttttcttcatttttagtgTCAATCATACCATTGTTATGACTTCTTTTTAGTGTTAATCATATCATTGTTATGATTTATAGTCACAAAAATATTATGTCATCATTTAGATTAAAAgctcttaaaatatttttatagtatttgagtaagaaaaaaaacatattttgaaACCGAAATAACAAAAGTTATAAATTAGAAATTTCACATAGCGTATATTGAACTTAATGTAGTTATTTAAGTACTCCAATCGCCTTTTGTGTTCTGGAGGCATGATTGGTTTTAATATTTGCATGTTAGTATTGGGTATTGGCAATCTTGGGGATGGTTCTTTAAGTAAGAGCCTGTATTGACTTTTGatttataagttaaaattttaaaattttaatttataatttttaatatattttaatttttaccgTAAATCAAGTATTtatagataattttttcaaacaCTAAAAAcggtataaaaaatatttttgacttaaaatcaCTCCATTGAAACAGGTTCTTAGTATACATGAATATTCAAAAGATTGTGCTGACCACCTAACCCATGGCCATTTATTTGACTTAATTAAACTAAAcaaaagtggaggaaaatatggGATGCAGTCAGGATCTTTTTTTGGGTTTAAAAGTTGAAAGTTAGGCCAAAGCGTCAccctatttttcaaattttggaaaCATTCCCTTGTCTAGTCTCCTGATGATTTTGAATACTCGATAATCAAATTGTTTTTTGAACTCTCAACGTAATTTTGGACATCTAAATTTTTTGTATTCTTAATTAGAGATTAATCttaaatttaaacttttaaaatagAGAAATTTTTTATATGTAGCACTTCTGGCATTAAATAAGCCcatataacataaatttaaattagtaaAAACAAGTCGCACTACCAAACAGTTTAAAAGGCAAAACCTAGAATTGTTATACATAGATTTGTTTTCTCCCTAATCTCCCTACCTAACATTGGGATTTGGCCACTATGCCCTTTAattaaacattcattttgacTTGCGACAGCAAACTTTTTAAAGTTAAGGACCCAAATTAAAGCTTAACTTTAAACAAGATGTGACATTTATCACAAACGTTTCTCCTTCCGTCTCATATTCATTATTCATTTTCTCCTTCACACACCtgttaaaaatcataaataaaaagaataattttggagaaaagaattatttatttcatccgttaaaagtttggttcATCTATGTCATTATCGTTCGAGAAAAGATTCATTTATGTCATTAGTTTTTAACGCTGATTTTCCAATACCacctaaataatttttaacacttttcaattggatttttgaatcaaatgtgCTCTTTTtgctctttcttcttcaaaaacacatgaagaacacccagaacttcaaattttcaacttcttcaattttttacgaaatcacctcaaatttcaatagtagcattctTCTGAGTTAgatatcaaaattcaatatcttttgagctcgaattcaacctaac
The sequence above is a segment of the Solanum dulcamara chromosome 11, daSolDulc1.2, whole genome shotgun sequence genome. Coding sequences within it:
- the LOC129872500 gene encoding uncharacterized mitochondrial protein AtMg00810-like, producing the protein MGNKRDPVLEDVVGYQKLIGKLIYLTITRPDICFVVQVLSQFMQSPKKSHLEDAMRVVKYLKGPPGLDLFFPSNSTLELSVYYDSDWTACASTRRSVTGYVVKLRGALLSWKSKKQQTVSRSSVDVEYRSMTVAVAELTWVQPQLISTTSQLADVLTKSLGTAQHQKLVSKIVFSRSWQSSYGNIVRLLKKKKNISNCTNKVKKQVDYGMYGGRNDYKLKSYSRTNSFYAEAIKDCLDFIKRNSLSLEENPVLSCES